In Petrotoga sibirica DSM 13575, the following proteins share a genomic window:
- a CDS encoding ComF family protein has protein sequence MVCEKPIAFGEIICGNCTEKFYSPSLSEGDFKVYHYGKYEYPLSNLIKEFKYHSHPKIARLLGNMLAKFFIDLKFPELNYTVSYVPSNYSSIYEKGFVPARLIGQHFSDLLGFPLINLFSSKTHKRQAQLNYRKRNENVKNKIKLLQTPPKNIIIIDDVYTTGASMNEAGSLLINKCDVLIGITVAKAYRYSFNSSL, from the coding sequence GAAATTATTTGCGGCAATTGCACAGAAAAATTTTACTCACCTTCTCTCTCAGAAGGTGATTTTAAAGTTTATCATTATGGAAAATATGAGTATCCTCTATCCAACTTAATAAAAGAGTTCAAATATCATTCACATCCTAAGATTGCCCGACTTTTGGGGAATATGCTCGCAAAGTTTTTTATAGATTTAAAATTTCCTGAACTAAATTATACCGTTTCATACGTGCCTTCAAATTACTCAAGTATTTATGAAAAAGGCTTTGTACCAGCCCGCTTAATTGGTCAGCATTTTTCTGACCTTTTAGGTTTCCCTTTAATAAATCTCTTTTCCTCAAAAACTCATAAAAGGCAAGCCCAATTGAATTATCGAAAGAGAAATGAAAACGTTAAAAATAAGATAAAATTACTACAAACTCCTCCTAAGAATATTATTATTATAGATGATGTGTACACTACAGGGGCCTCAATGAACGAGGCGGGTAGTTTGCTCATCAATAAATGTGATGTTTTAATAGGTATTACCGTGGCAAAAGCTTATAGATATTCTTTTAATAGTTCTTTATAG